The DNA region GGAACAGCTGGTGTGGAAGAAGGTAAATGTGATGTCAGGTAATGAGCATGGGGACAGTCACTGAGGATGGGGACAGTCAGAGTGGGGATAGTCACTGTGGATGGGGATAGTCACTGTGGATGGGGACAGTGTGGGTGGGGACAGCCAGTGTGGATGGGGACAGTCAGTGTGAGGCAGAACTGGTCATAGGGCCACAGTGTGGCAAACTGGGCAGGGACAGTCAGTTCAGAGAGCAGCGAGTGCAGGGAACCTCCTGTCTGCAGGAGGGGTGCAAGGACAGGTCAGTGAGGGACTGTTACTGCTCTGGCTTGGGCAGCAAGGAAGGAGCATCGCGGAGGCGCGGGGCGCGGGCCGCCCACTGACCTCGCACCTGCTGCTCCAGGCTGAGGATGACGGCCACGGCCTGGTGCAGGATGAGCAGTTTGGTCTGCGGCTTCTCGCTGCTGAGGTGCAGCTGGCACATGCGGCCGAGCTCCTTAAAGGCCTCATTGATGTCGCGGACCCGCAGGCGCTCTCGGGCATTATTGGCCACCCGGCGCTCCTTCTCCCGCTCCGCCTTCTGCTCTGGGGGGAGAAggtcgtcctcgtcctcgtctgggctatgggggaggggagccaggGGCCAGAGGGAGACAGTGAGGTGATGTGGTGGCCTGCAGGGCCTCCCGGggtctgtgtgcacgtgtgatgtgtgtgtgtgtgtaacatgtgaTGTGTGCGTGTATGGCCCAAGGGGTGGGGTTTGGCACCTGGTGCGTGTGCGTGGGACCTTCAGGTCCTTCTTGTCCTCCTCGGCGTCGGCCACTGATGCGATTTCCTCATCCTCTTTTTCCTCCCGCTTGATCTCACTGGCACCCGCTGTGGCGCCTGCCCTCCCGAGTCCTGAAACAAGCCAGGGATGAGGGGCCCTGTGCCAGGACGCAGCTCCAAACAAAGCAAGAGAGGCAGGCTGGATGGCTGCCCCCAACAGGGAGCTGGCTCCCTACTTCACTCACCCCCACTGAGGCTCCCTGCCTGACACTGAAGTCACACtggacccttcacaggaccagcaACTGCAGACAGAAGAACCTACTCTGTTTGAAAATGGCAAACACACAAGTTTTAAAACTAGGGGAACAGCTGTCCactggtagcgcacgcctttaatcccagcacttgggaggcagaggcaggtgagtctgtGGACTGGTACAAGAACacatctgtcaccccagcactgggaggctgaggtaaaggttgtgagttcaagaccagcctgtgatACACAGTGAGGTTGtctaaaaaaaatctgaaaatcatAAACCTGGTTGTTGGCACACGCATCAACCCTGGACTTTGGAGGCCAAAGCtagagaccagaagttcaaggtcattccaaagtcagcctgggctacctgagaaaTTGTGTTAAACATCAATAACAAGAACTGCCTAGAAAATGTCCACAACAAACATTGAAATACAACAGGCACAACTCAGAGTGCGGACACAGCCTAGGGATTAAGAGCTGATGGAGACCTGCATAAGATCACACACAGTGGACACCATGTGGGACTGGGTCTTCCTCTGTGGACGTCATCTTTAGTCTCACCCATGCCCAATCCACAGACCCCCTAACACAGCTAGTGCTAGCCCTAGGCTCCCAGCCTCACCTGAGGGTGTGGAGGCGGGACATCCTGCCCTTCTCTCTGCTGGCAAAATGTTCCCCACAGGGCCACTGCATACTGGCCTGTCAgagcttcctccatctcttccgcCCTCTCATTCTCCCTGCGAGGGCTCTGCTCTGCCCACAGGCCTTTGCACAGGCTGCCTCCTTGCTGGAGGCTCCTCTGAATCTCGGACTCCCTGTTCTATTCCTTTCCACACGTGCTGGGCCTGCACAGCTACATCCTGCTGGCCTAACATCCCCGCAACCGCTGCATCCCCTATGGGAACGCGCCTGTCCTGAGCCCTCATGTGAGGAGCAAGCGCTCTACTTTGCTGGGATCCGGGGTCCTGCCTTGTGCCTCAGAGTTCCCCAAACAAATCAGCAcacgataaataaataaattacccCAAGATTGTAGGCTGTAGTGAGGATCTGAACAGTCCATCTACCTAAAGGCTCTTggttgcaagtgtgtgtgtgtgtgtgtgtgtgtgtgtgtgtgtgtgtgtgtgtgtacgctcaGAGAGCAGGCAGAGACCAGGGAAAGATGTCAAGTGTCCTGTTCTTGTCACACTTATCCCGGAAACACAGAGATTTTCAGCAAAGCTGGCTGCCAGCTCcaagaatcctcctgcctctgggttctcaGTGCTGGGTTCCACACCCTGGCTGCCACGCTCTCCCTTTTAATGTGGACCATGAGGTATAAACTCAGGCCAGCACACTCATGTGAGAAGCACCAATCTTGGCTCCCAACATCAGCCTTCAGTTTTGAGGCAGGGGCTCCCGGGAACCTGGGGCTTGCCAAGTGCAGCATCCTGGCCTGTGAGCCAGCCTGTCCCTGCATGCCCAGCACGGATGCCCAGGCACACATCTGTGCATTTTACACAGGCTCTAGGGCATCCAGTTCAATCCGGTTCAGGTCCTCGTGCTTCAGCAGATCAAGTATGGATTAAGTCACTCTTCAGCCCTGAGGGACACTCATGTCCTCCCCCTCTCTGCAACAAGGACTGGGACTTACCACTATAGGAGTCGGGAGGCCTCTGTGAGAGGTCAGGGAGGGAGCTGGGCTGGCTGGGGAGGCTGGCATGGTTATGCAAAAGACCAGCCCCACTTGTGAGGCCCTCCTCAGGATGGCTTCCCCCAACCTACAGAGGAGAAGGACATATCAGGGTGGCTGGAGTCCCTAAATGTCACCATTCCCTGACCCAAGCCGATACTCACCAGGCCCGCATGCCGCCCGCCCAGTGACATGGGGCCTGTGAAGCCCGTGTTCAGTGCACCATGGCCAGGCAGAAGTCCGTGGAGATCGCTAGCGGTGCCAACAGCGTGGCTTCGAAGGACATGGATGGCCTCGTCCAAGCGGTCCTCCATCTTGCTCTGCTGtgagagggcagggcaggcacTGAggggcacgcacacacatgcgcacacgcatgtgcacatctGCACCGTTATTCGCTTCACACAGGACATCCCACTGTGGCCTACTCAAACGTGTGATCCCCTTGCCTTGCTTCTGAAGGCACTTTTAACTCCtcctaatccccctgcctccacctcccaagcacaGAGACGACAGACTGATGTCATCAGCCAGCGTCAAGTTTCTGCAGTGCTGGTGAGGGGACCCAGGGCTTGGCACACACCAGCAGgcactctgcccactgagcccCAGCCAGCGCAGCAGCAGGCCACTTGTCCCTGCCCCTCCTTAAAGCCTGTGCTTCCTGGGACTCAAGGCCTCCTCTGTCCGGAAGCCACCCCGAGACAGGGACTGAATGGACTTCTCTCCCAGGGAGGCTTCACGGAGCAACGGTGGTGGGACAGAATAGCGCCTGGTGCCCTGGACAGCAGGGAGGGGACACTCACCAGGCCATGGAGACCTGCATCGTAGCTGGGAGATAAGGCACTGGGCGCTCCTGCCCGGGGCCACTGTGATGTCCCTGGAGAAGGAAAGGCACGAGTGGGAAGACAGGCAGTGGGGACAGGAGGGGAGCTGACCCACAGGTAGATGCCCTCAGAGGCTTGGCTCAGCCCAAACACCAGACACTGCTCAACCTTCCAAGCGCCCTCTTTCCTGACTGAACACTCACTACCCCTGATCCTAGAGGAGCCATCCCTGGCACAAGGAGCCTGCACAGTAGGGGAGGCTTCAAGGGCAGTTTCTCTCCGTCCCTCCTTGCCTGGGCTCACTGCTCCAAACTTAAACAACAGGTAGCTCCAGAGAGGACCAGACAGGTCAAGCTGAGGACTGGtgtgggacttgctctgtagaccaggctggcctccgctcagagagatccatctgcctgtgcCTCCGGAGGGCTAGGATCACagtcctgtgccaccatgccaggcagaGCAGGTTACTGTCACCCCTGACCTCCCAGGCCTAGAGGCCCCCAGCCCTGTTTTCCTTTGCTCGTCACCAATGACCCGCAACACCCGCCCTGGAGGAGCACGCCTGAGCTGAGCCCGCCTCCCTCAGAGGCCACCTCTCACTACCTGGCCAGCCCTTTAGACTGGGGACAGCCCCGAGGTAATGCATGAGCCCATGCCCATCACCCACACACCTGGCAGGCCCTGGGGTGAACCCACAGGCGTTGAGGGGCTGGGCGAGAAATTATTGCTGGAGTGATCCGGGGAGTAGATCTGCGGTGGTACAGACAGAAAGACGGGCAATCAGGGCCACGAGGAGGCTACTGGAAGTCCCCCCACTGCCACTGCCCAGGCCCCTGCTCACCGAGGCCAGCGCCTTCCCAAGAGCATCCCCTGAGCTGCTGGCTGTAGTCCCTCGGGTGCCTGTGGGGGAGAGGAAAGCCCTAATGCTGTGTGCCACCATTACTGTGCCCCACCTCCCTATCCACTCAAGACACCTGTATCCCGGTGTTGCCTAACACTGACATCTGCCTCCCAGGTGAACAAGAAttcctttctgcctcagtttaccccaAAAATGAAGTGGAAAACCTTGTACCAAGGTCAAGCTGGCTCAGACACTGACCACGCCCTCTGGCTCCAGGGCTCAGCAGCTGACCCTTTCCATGGAGCGCTGATGCCTGCCTGCCCCATGGGTCCCTGCCAGGCCCAGCAGACCCCAGGTGTAGGCTAACCTAGGAGGCTTTCAGCTGCGGCCCCGCTCACGGGGGGCGTGTGGCCGGAAGTCCCACTGTAAGTGCCAGGGGCAGCCGGAAAGCTGGATACAGCTGGGAGCGAGCCATTGACCTCAGCAGATCCATGCAGCTGGTAGCCCTGAGGGGAAGATCAGTCGGCAAAGGGCAGGTCAGGTGGAGGGGCGTGCAGGACAAGGGCCTGGGTCCCCAACCATGGCACCTACCATGCGATCCTGCTGCTGGAGGCCCCCAAAGGTACCACTGCCCACGGAGCTGC from Mus pahari chromosome 9, PAHARI_EIJ_v1.1, whole genome shotgun sequence includes:
- the Tcf3 gene encoding transcription factor E2-alpha isoform X3, which encodes MMNQSQRMAPVGSDKELSDLLDFSMMFPLPVANGKSRPASLAGTQFAGSGLEDRPSSGSWGNSDQNSSSFDPSRTYSEGAHFSDSHSSLPPSTFLGAGLGGKGSERNAYATFGRDTSVGTLSQAGFLPGELSLNSPGPLSPSGIKSSSQYYPSFPSNPRRRAADGGLADTQPKKVRKVPPGLPSSVYPPSSGDSYSRDAAAYPSAKTPSSAYPSPFYVADGSLHPSAELWSTPSQVGFGPMLGDGSSPLPLAPGSSSVGSGTFGGLQQQDRMGYQLHGSAEVNGSLPAVSSFPAAPGTYSGTSGHTPPVSGAAAESLLGTRGTTASSSGDALGKALASIYSPDHSSNNFSPSPSTPVGSPQGLPGTSQWPRAGAPSALSPSYDAGLHGLSKMEDRLDEAIHVLRSHAVGTASDLHGLLPGHGALNTGFTGPMSLGGRHAGLVGGSHPEEGLTSGAGLLHNHASLPSQPSSLPDLSQRPPDSYSGLGRAGATAGASEIKREEKEDEEIASVADAEEDKKDLKVPRTRTSPDEDEDDLLPPEQKAEREKERRVANNARERLRVRDINEAFKELGRMCQLHLSSEKPQTKLLILHQAVAVILSLEQQVRERNLNPKAACLKRREEEKVSGVVGDPQLALSAAHPGLGEAHNPAGHL
- the Tcf3 gene encoding transcription factor E2-alpha isoform X4, which translates into the protein MMNQSQRMAPVGSDKELSDLLDFSMMFPLPVANGKSRPASLAGTQFAGSGLEDRPSSGSWGNSDQNSSSFDPSRTYSEGAHFSDSHSSLPPSTFLGAGLGGKGSERNAYATFGRDTSVGTLSQAGFLPGELSLNSPGPLSPSGIKSSSQYYPSFPSNPRRRAADGGLDTQPKKVRKVPPGLPSSVYPPSSGDSYSRDAAAYPSAKTPSSAYPSPFYVADGSLHPSAELWSTPSQVGFGPMLGDGSSPLPLAPGSSSVGSGTFGGLQQQDRMGYQLHGSAEVNGSLPAVSSFPAAPGTYSGTSGHTPPVSGAAAESLLGTRGTTASSSGDALGKALASIYSPDHSSNNFSPSPSTPVGSPQGLPGTSQWPRAGAPSALSPSYDAGLHGLSKMEDRLDEAIHVLRSHAVGTASDLHGLLPGHGALNTGFTGPMSLGGRHAGLVGGSHPEEGLTSGAGLLHNHASLPSQPSSLPDLSQRPPDSYSGLGRAGATAGASEIKREEKEDEEIASVADAEEDKKDLKVPRTRTSPDEDEDDLLPPEQKAEREKERRVANNARERLRVRDINEAFKELGRMCQLHLSSEKPQTKLLILHQAVAVILSLEQQVRERNLNPKAACLKRREEEKVSGVVGDPQLALSAAHPGLGEAHNPAGHL
- the Tcf3 gene encoding transcription factor E2-alpha isoform X1, with protein sequence MMNQSQRMAPVGSDKELSDLLDFSMMFPLPVANGKSRPASLAGTQFAGSGLEDRPSSGSWGNSDQNSSSFDPSRTYSEGAHFSDSHSSLPPSTFLGAGLGGKGSERNAYATFGRDTSVGTLSQAGFLPGELSLNSPGPLSPSGIKSSSQYYPSFPSNPRRRAADGGLADTQPKKVRKVPPGLPSSVYPPSSGDSYSRDAAAYPSAKTPSSAYPSPFYVADGSLHPSAELWSTPSQVGFGPMLGDGSSPLPLAPGSSSVGSGTFGGLQQQDRMGYQLHGSAEVNGSLPAVSSFPAAPGTYSGTSGHTPPVSGAAAESLLGTRGTTASSSGDALGKALASIYSPDHSSNNFSPSPSTPVGSPQGLPGTSQWPRAGAPSALSPSYDAGLHGLQSKMEDRLDEAIHVLRSHAVGTASDLHGLLPGHGALNTGFTGPMSLGGRHAGLVGGSHPEEGLTSGAGLLHNHASLPSQPSSLPDLSQRPPDSYSGLGRAGATAGASEIKREEKEDEEIASVADAEEDKKDLKVPRTRTSPDEDEDDLLPPEQKAEREKERRVANNARERLRVRDINEAFKELGRMCQLHLSSEKPQTKLLILHQAVAVILSLEQQVRERNLNPKAACLKRREEEKVSGVVGDPQLALSAAHPGLGEAHNPAGHL
- the Tcf3 gene encoding transcription factor E2-alpha isoform X2 yields the protein MMNQSQRMAPVGSDKELSDLLDFSMMFPLPVANGKSRPASLAGTQFAGSGLEDRPSSGSWGNSDQNSSSFDPSRTYSEGAHFSDSHSSLPPSTFLGAGLGGKGSERNAYATFGRDTSVGTLSQAGFLPGELSLNSPGPLSPSGIKSSSQYYPSFPSNPRRRAADGGLDTQPKKVRKVPPGLPSSVYPPSSGDSYSRDAAAYPSAKTPSSAYPSPFYVADGSLHPSAELWSTPSQVGFGPMLGDGSSPLPLAPGSSSVGSGTFGGLQQQDRMGYQLHGSAEVNGSLPAVSSFPAAPGTYSGTSGHTPPVSGAAAESLLGTRGTTASSSGDALGKALASIYSPDHSSNNFSPSPSTPVGSPQGLPGTSQWPRAGAPSALSPSYDAGLHGLQSKMEDRLDEAIHVLRSHAVGTASDLHGLLPGHGALNTGFTGPMSLGGRHAGLVGGSHPEEGLTSGAGLLHNHASLPSQPSSLPDLSQRPPDSYSGLGRAGATAGASEIKREEKEDEEIASVADAEEDKKDLKVPRTRTSPDEDEDDLLPPEQKAEREKERRVANNARERLRVRDINEAFKELGRMCQLHLSSEKPQTKLLILHQAVAVILSLEQQVRERNLNPKAACLKRREEEKVSGVVGDPQLALSAAHPGLGEAHNPAGHL